In Sinorhizobium sojae CCBAU 05684, a single window of DNA contains:
- the thiO gene encoding glycine oxidase ThiO, with product MRVLIKGAGVAGLTAARELVARGAEVEILDRSPGFAAAASWYAGGMLAPWCERESADESVLTRGVTAADWWEAALPAGEVHRKGTLVVARPRDGGELRRFASRTSGFRWVGAEEIAALEPALVGRFTEALFFPEEAHLDPRRALSGLRKGLEAQGVSFLTNGAEGDYDLTVDCTGAARIGEIAELRGVRGEMLYLETSEVALMRPVRLLHPRIPLYIVPRGDGLFMCGATMVESDDAGPITARSLMEFLNAAYALHPAFAEARLVEAGTGVRPAFADNLPRVSRHQDTITVNGLYRHGFLLSPALAAEVAALALGQPNPGGHAR from the coding sequence ATGCGCGTGCTGATCAAGGGGGCCGGCGTCGCCGGCCTCACGGCCGCCCGTGAGCTCGTTGCGCGAGGCGCCGAGGTCGAAATCCTCGATCGCTCCCCCGGCTTTGCCGCCGCCGCATCGTGGTATGCGGGCGGCATGCTGGCGCCCTGGTGCGAGCGCGAAAGCGCCGATGAAAGCGTGCTCACCCGCGGAGTGACGGCCGCTGACTGGTGGGAGGCGGCCCTTCCCGCCGGAGAGGTCCACCGCAAAGGCACGCTCGTCGTCGCACGGCCTCGCGACGGCGGCGAGCTCAGGCGTTTCGCATCGCGCACCTCGGGATTTCGCTGGGTCGGCGCGGAGGAGATCGCCGCCCTCGAGCCGGCGCTCGTCGGGCGTTTCACGGAGGCGCTGTTCTTTCCGGAGGAAGCGCATCTCGACCCGCGGCGGGCGCTCTCGGGCCTTCGGAAAGGGCTTGAAGCGCAAGGCGTATCCTTCCTCACCAATGGCGCAGAAGGCGATTACGACCTGACCGTCGACTGCACCGGCGCGGCGCGGATCGGCGAGATCGCGGAGCTGCGCGGTGTGCGGGGTGAAATGCTCTATCTCGAGACGAGCGAGGTCGCGCTTATGCGGCCCGTCCGCCTGCTGCATCCGCGAATCCCACTCTACATCGTGCCCCGCGGCGACGGCCTGTTCATGTGCGGGGCGACCATGGTCGAGAGCGACGACGCCGGTCCCATCACCGCCCGCTCGCTGATGGAGTTCCTGAACGCCGCCTATGCGCTGCATCCGGCCTTCGCCGAAGCGCGGCTCGTAGAGGCCGGCACAGGCGTGCGCCCCGCCTTTGCCGACAACCTGCCGCGGGTCAGCCGGCACCAGGACACGATCACGGTCAACGGGCTCTACCGCCACGGCTTCCTGCTGTCGCCGGCTTTGGCCGCGGAGGTCGCCGCACTCGCCCTTGGCCAACCAAA
- the thiC gene encoding phosphomethylpyrimidine synthase ThiC: MNVFKPLSTISVTQGPLPASKKVYKPGELHPDLRVPMREIALHPTSGEPPVTVYDSSGPYTLEDADIRIDQGLPRLRQDWLLARGDVESYEGRAVKAEDNGFATGERLTPEFPIRHQPLRAKPGRAVTQLAYARAGIITPEMEFIAIRENLGRKAAKQALTRDGESFGAAIPDFVTPEFVRQEVASGRAIIPANINHPESEPMIMGRNFLVKINANIGNSAVTSSMAEEVEKMVWATRWGADTVMDLSTGRNIHNIREWIIRNSPVPIGTVPLYQALEKVGGIAEDLTWEVFRDTLIEQAEQGVDYFTIHAGVRLHYVPLTVDRVTGIVSRGGSIMAKWCLHHHRESFLYEHFEEICDICRAYDVSFSLGDGLRPGSIADANDRAQFAELETLGELTKIAWAKDCQVMIEGPGHVPMHKIKENMDKQLATCGEAPFYTLGPLTTDIAPGYDHITSGIGAAMIGWFGTAMLCYVTPKEHLGLPDRNDVKVGVITYKIAAHAADLAKGHPAARIRDDALSRARFEFRWEDQFNLSLDPETARNFHDETLPKEAHKVAHFCSMCGPKFCSMRISHDIRAEAQKEGLEAMAAKYRDGGDLYMPVGDAPEAPGE; this comes from the coding sequence ATGAATGTTTTCAAGCCTCTCTCCACGATTTCCGTCACGCAGGGACCTCTTCCCGCGTCGAAAAAGGTCTACAAACCAGGCGAGCTCCATCCCGATCTCCGCGTGCCGATGCGCGAGATCGCGCTGCATCCGACCTCGGGCGAACCGCCGGTCACCGTCTATGATTCCTCCGGCCCCTATACGCTCGAAGACGCCGACATCCGCATTGACCAAGGTCTGCCGCGGCTGCGCCAAGACTGGCTCCTGGCGCGCGGCGACGTGGAAAGCTACGAGGGCCGTGCGGTCAAGGCGGAGGACAACGGCTTTGCCACCGGCGAGCGGCTGACGCCGGAATTCCCCATTCGCCATCAGCCGCTTCGCGCCAAGCCGGGCCGGGCCGTCACCCAGCTCGCCTATGCCAGAGCCGGGATCATCACGCCGGAAATGGAATTCATCGCCATTCGCGAGAATCTCGGCCGCAAAGCCGCAAAGCAAGCGCTCACGCGCGACGGCGAGAGCTTCGGCGCCGCGATCCCCGATTTCGTCACGCCGGAATTCGTTCGTCAGGAGGTCGCCAGCGGCCGGGCGATCATTCCCGCCAATATCAATCATCCGGAATCCGAGCCGATGATCATGGGCCGCAACTTCCTGGTGAAGATCAACGCCAATATCGGCAATTCCGCCGTCACCTCGTCGATGGCCGAAGAGGTCGAAAAGATGGTCTGGGCGACCCGCTGGGGCGCCGACACGGTCATGGACCTTTCTACGGGGCGCAATATCCACAATATCCGCGAATGGATCATCCGCAACTCACCGGTGCCGATCGGCACGGTGCCGCTCTATCAGGCGCTTGAGAAAGTCGGCGGCATCGCCGAGGACCTCACCTGGGAGGTCTTCCGCGACACGCTGATCGAGCAGGCCGAACAGGGCGTCGACTATTTCACCATCCATGCCGGCGTGCGGCTGCACTACGTTCCCCTTACCGTCGATCGCGTCACCGGGATCGTGTCGCGCGGCGGTTCGATCATGGCCAAGTGGTGTCTGCATCACCACCGCGAGAGCTTCCTCTACGAACATTTCGAGGAAATCTGCGACATCTGCCGCGCCTATGACGTCTCCTTCTCGCTCGGCGACGGCCTGCGGCCCGGCTCGATCGCCGACGCCAACGACCGAGCGCAATTCGCCGAGCTCGAAACGCTCGGCGAGCTGACGAAGATCGCCTGGGCGAAGGACTGCCAGGTGATGATCGAGGGCCCCGGCCATGTGCCGATGCACAAGATCAAGGAGAACATGGACAAGCAGCTTGCGACCTGCGGCGAGGCGCCCTTCTACACGCTCGGGCCCCTGACGACCGATATCGCGCCTGGCTACGACCACATCACCTCCGGTATCGGCGCGGCGATGATCGGTTGGTTCGGCACCGCCATGCTCTGCTACGTGACGCCAAAGGAGCATCTGGGTCTGCCCGACCGCAACGACGTCAAGGTGGGCGTGATCACCTATAAGATCGCCGCTCATGCAGCCGACCTCGCGAAGGGGCACCCTGCCGCCCGCATCCGCGACGACGCGCTTTCGCGCGCCCGCTTCGAGTTCCGCTGGGAAGACCAGTTCAATCTCTCGCTCGATCCGGAGACGGCACGCAATTTCCACGACGAGACGCTGCCGAAGGAAGCCCACAAGGTGGCGCATTTCTGCTCGATGTGCGGTCCGAAATTCTGTTCGATGCGGATCTCTCACGACATCCGGGCGGAGGCGCAGAAGGAGGGACTTGAAGCGATGGCCGCGAAATATCGCGATGGCGGCGATCTCTATATGCCCGTCGGCGATGCGCCCGAAGCCCCCGGAGAGTGA